The following proteins come from a genomic window of Pyxidicoccus sp. MSG2:
- a CDS encoding ABC transporter permease subunit: MSRVPSRARFGLALLIGLGVLSLVAGRLFPEALASTCPLGMDPTRPDRTVCELAFGGLWVSLAVGLAAGALSTLIGLAVAAVARLSGGTVEQALLRAVDAVFALPDVLVVMVLQLAGQSLSDAGAGGGLGPFGLMVASLALVGWAGPARMFRNRLATLESQEYVAAARALGGGGAHLLRVHLWPALRPFALAVFLSRLPAAILTESTVSFFGIARMEPMSLGRYLGTSYAALIYVGGGRVVLPAWALLVLLVLGASLASQALSAAPRRAA, from the coding sequence ATGAGCCGCGTTCCTTCGCGGGCCCGATTCGGCCTGGCGCTCCTGATTGGACTGGGCGTGCTCAGCCTCGTCGCGGGCCGCCTCTTCCCGGAGGCCCTCGCGAGCACGTGCCCGCTCGGTATGGACCCGACGCGTCCCGACCGCACCGTGTGCGAGCTCGCCTTCGGTGGGCTCTGGGTGTCCCTCGCCGTGGGGCTCGCGGCGGGTGCGCTGTCCACGCTCATCGGCCTCGCCGTGGCCGCGGTGGCGCGCCTCTCCGGTGGCACCGTGGAGCAGGCCCTGCTGCGCGCCGTGGACGCCGTCTTCGCGCTGCCCGACGTGCTGGTCGTCATGGTGCTCCAGCTCGCGGGCCAGTCCCTCTCGGATGCAGGGGCGGGCGGAGGACTGGGGCCCTTCGGGCTCATGGTCGCCTCGCTGGCCCTCGTCGGCTGGGCGGGCCCGGCGCGCATGTTCCGCAACCGGCTGGCCACGCTGGAGTCACAGGAGTACGTCGCGGCCGCTCGGGCGCTCGGCGGGGGAGGGGCCCACCTGCTCCGCGTCCACCTGTGGCCCGCGCTGCGCCCCTTCGCGCTGGCCGTCTTCCTCAGCCGCCTGCCCGCCGCCATCCTCACCGAGTCCACCGTGAGCTTCTTCGGCATCGCCCGCATGGAGCCCATGTCCCTGGGCCGCTACCTGGGCACCAGCTACGCGGCCCTCATCTACGTGGGCGGTGGACGCGTGGTGCTGCCCGCGTGGGCACTGCTGGTGCTGCTGGTGCTCGGTGCCTCGCTTGCTTCCCAGGCGCTCTCGGCGGCCCCTCGCCGCGCCGCCTGA
- a CDS encoding ABC transporter permease subunit, giving the protein MRLVTQRLARQLVLVPLVAVASYFLMASLPLTTETDAKRQVSKELAASYQRDLGIGEPLGFMRPWQKLFRGERLGTSAQGITGDELLLKLSGSVGVGLMALPLALAWALGFALLRTRWRRGKWATLGDVVPAVAFGTPVFIPALLLAPGVVERGNMLPELCAALCTSVWPGIFLGTLVGDSLETELSRDYVRTALGKGLAYGTVLRRHVLPNVWPAMLDAVGPVATSLLAGSFAAERVFGLPYFGQLYVLAVLNKQVAVVVVATTTFASLLVLVSLAVEVLRYAVDPRSREATT; this is encoded by the coding sequence ATGAGGCTCGTGACGCAGCGGCTGGCGCGGCAGCTGGTGCTGGTGCCCCTCGTGGCGGTGGCCTCGTACTTCCTCATGGCCTCGCTGCCGCTCACCACGGAGACGGATGCCAAGCGGCAGGTCTCCAAGGAACTGGCCGCTTCGTACCAGCGCGATCTCGGCATCGGTGAGCCACTGGGCTTCATGCGTCCCTGGCAGAAGCTCTTTCGCGGCGAGCGATTGGGCACCAGCGCCCAGGGCATCACCGGCGACGAGCTGCTGCTGAAGCTCTCCGGCAGCGTGGGCGTGGGGTTGATGGCACTGCCACTCGCGCTGGCGTGGGCGCTGGGCTTCGCGCTGCTGCGCACGCGGTGGCGCAGAGGGAAGTGGGCGACACTGGGAGACGTGGTGCCGGCCGTGGCCTTCGGCACGCCTGTCTTCATTCCCGCGCTGCTGCTGGCTCCCGGCGTGGTGGAGCGCGGGAACATGCTGCCGGAATTGTGCGCGGCGCTCTGCACCTCGGTGTGGCCCGGCATCTTCCTGGGCACGCTGGTGGGTGACTCGCTGGAGACGGAGCTGTCTCGCGACTACGTGCGCACCGCGCTGGGCAAGGGCCTGGCCTACGGCACGGTGCTCCGCCGCCACGTGCTGCCCAATGTGTGGCCCGCGATGCTCGACGCGGTAGGGCCAGTGGCCACTTCACTGCTCGCCGGCTCGTTCGCCGCGGAGCGCGTCTTCGGCCTCCCGTACTTCGGTCAGCTCTACGTGCTGGCGGTGCTCAACAAGCAGGTGGCCGTCGTCGTGGTGGCCACCACCACCTTCGCATCGCTGCTCGTCCTCGTGAGCCTCGCGGTCGAAGTGCTGCGCTACGCGGTGGACCCTCGCTCCCGGGAGGCCACGACATGA
- a CDS encoding peptide ABC transporter substrate-binding protein, protein MPTTLDWSHSDPESWANYPVMLATQRGLTVLGADYSVQPGLAERWERVTDDQGREVYTFHLRQDVRWSDGSPLTARDFVIGWRRALRGRERGEMVDLAGAAEALAAQERGAPEAEVRAALESVGVEAVDAHTLRVTLSRPRSYFLARVANVYIFYPAPAADLEGRSDEDVRDYFDRPRDGRPLALGPYRVERWDRAGERVRLVYNPATAFPPPLQPGETPAPVITLMKSEIGPALYERGRVDFVFMDSAASLRMRRPEDLQREPLLSTYFLAFNTERPPLNRPEVRRALARALDRDALMAGLLPAARTSNVLLPPELPGAATPEEAARLPGYAPEAAKAELARVPGLDRPLRLVYRQGDGFLPEVAIAERVAAQLARVGVQVVLDARSDFSAEISRRSAEGPRVYDLYLRRLGGDYAHPNTFFTLFEHEGNHQTGWETQAGGEPMARFERLLEAGDGEPDEAKARTLYAQAQEVLVGEQAVIAPIYHPDRYFRVRARLRGLDVDPFNFLALRALRLAPATEAQAGAAP, encoded by the coding sequence ATGCCCACCACGCTGGATTGGAGCCACTCGGACCCGGAGAGCTGGGCGAACTATCCCGTCATGCTCGCCACCCAGCGCGGGCTCACCGTGCTGGGGGCGGACTACTCCGTGCAGCCCGGACTGGCCGAGCGCTGGGAGCGTGTCACCGACGACCAGGGCCGCGAGGTCTACACCTTCCACCTGCGACAGGACGTGCGCTGGTCGGACGGCTCGCCGCTCACCGCGCGCGACTTCGTCATCGGCTGGCGGCGCGCGCTGCGCGGGCGCGAGCGCGGGGAGATGGTGGACCTGGCGGGCGCGGCCGAGGCGCTCGCAGCCCAGGAGCGCGGTGCCCCCGAGGCCGAGGTGCGCGCGGCGCTGGAGAGCGTGGGCGTGGAAGCCGTGGACGCGCACACCCTGCGGGTGACGCTGTCCCGGCCGCGCAGCTACTTCCTGGCCCGCGTGGCCAACGTCTACATCTTCTATCCCGCGCCCGCGGCGGACCTGGAGGGCAGGTCGGACGAGGACGTTCGCGACTACTTCGATCGGCCGCGTGACGGACGCCCGCTCGCACTGGGGCCGTACCGCGTGGAGCGCTGGGACCGTGCAGGTGAGCGCGTGCGGCTGGTCTACAACCCGGCCACCGCCTTCCCTCCGCCGCTGCAGCCCGGCGAGACGCCCGCGCCCGTCATCACGCTGATGAAGTCCGAGATTGGCCCGGCGCTGTACGAGCGAGGCCGGGTGGACTTCGTGTTCATGGACAGTGCCGCGTCGCTGCGCATGCGCCGGCCGGAGGACCTGCAGCGCGAGCCGCTGCTGTCCACGTACTTCCTCGCCTTCAACACCGAGCGTCCCCCGCTGAACCGGCCCGAGGTGCGGCGCGCATTGGCCCGCGCGCTGGACAGGGACGCTCTGATGGCGGGGCTGCTGCCGGCGGCCCGGACGTCCAACGTGCTGCTGCCACCGGAGCTGCCCGGTGCCGCCACGCCCGAGGAGGCCGCGCGCCTGCCTGGCTATGCCCCCGAGGCCGCGAAGGCCGAGCTGGCTCGCGTGCCTGGATTGGACCGGCCGCTGCGGCTCGTCTATCGACAGGGCGACGGGTTCCTCCCGGAAGTGGCCATCGCGGAGCGGGTCGCGGCGCAATTGGCGCGAGTGGGCGTGCAGGTGGTGCTGGATGCGCGCTCGGACTTCTCGGCGGAGATTTCGCGGCGCTCGGCGGAGGGGCCTCGCGTGTATGACCTGTACCTGCGCCGACTGGGCGGGGACTACGCGCACCCGAACACCTTCTTCACCCTCTTCGAGCACGAGGGCAATCACCAGACCGGCTGGGAGACGCAGGCCGGCGGCGAGCCCATGGCTCGCTTCGAGCGGCTGCTCGAGGCGGGCGACGGCGAGCCGGACGAGGCGAAGGCTCGCACGCTGTATGCCCAGGCCCAGGAGGTGCTGGTGGGCGAGCAGGCCGTGATTGCGCCCATCTACCACCCGGACCGCTACTTCCGCGTCCGGGCGCGGCTGCGCGGGCTAGACGTGGACCCCTTCAACTTCCTCGCCCTGCGTGCATTGCGGCTTGCTCCCGCGACGGAAGCGCAGGCGGGAGCTGCGCCATGA
- a CDS encoding RCC1 domain-containing protein has product MRQEGRKWLAWVALAICAAVAGCGPQGAPGAEQGMQETATREAATGEVVSTARGGLGSFKSTSSGLLDANAAATSAGLLLATGGNHTAAVRQDGTVWAWGNNDSGQLGDGTTTRRFTPVQVQGLTGVTAIAAGYAHTLAVRQDGTVWAWGNNDSGQLGDGTTTRRFTPVQVQGLTGVTAIAAGYTHGLAVRQDGTVWAWGKNLWGQLGDGTTTQRLTPVQVQGLTGITVIAAGSDHTVALGQDGILWAWGSNLWTQLGDGTSSTQRLTPVQVLTGVTAIAAGYLHTVALRQDGSVWTCGYNEFGQLGNGGTTRRIWPTQVLGLTGVTAIAAGEFHTLALRQDGTVWAWGDNGSGQLGDGTTTQRLTPVQVQGVTGVTAIATGGDHAVAVRQDGTVWLWGSNSSGQLGDGSTRQHPTPAQVRELTGVTAIAASDSHTVALRQDGTVWTWGLNSYGQLGDGTTTQRLTPVQVQGLTGVTAIATDSKHTVALRQDGTVWAWGVNFSGQLGDGTTTQRLTPVQVQGLTGVTAIAAGGDHTVALRQDGTVWAWGNNPYGQLGDGTTTRRSTPMQVQGLTGVTTIAAGASHTMAVRQDGTVWAWGNNSYGQLGDGMTTNRSTPVQVQGLTGVTAIAASNFGTAVVRQDGTVWAWGYNTWGQLGDGTTTPRRTPAQVQGMTGAIAIAVGDSHTADVRQDGTVWAWGNNPWGQLGDGTTTKSTTPVQAQGLTGVTTIAAGIDHTVAVRQDGTVWTWGFNSNGQLGRGPLPYRVMPVQVQAVTGVTAIAAGDSHTVALRQDGTVWAWGDNLWGQLGDGTTTQRLTPAQVQGVTGVAAIAAGYSHTLAVREDGTVWSWGGNSYGQLGDGTSTQRLSPVQVQGLTGITAISAGDSHTVALRQDGTVWAWGRNSWGQLGNGTTTHRTTPAQVQGLTGVTAIAAGSLHTVALRQDGTVWAWGFNDLGQVGDGTTTRRLTPVQVQGLTGVAAIAAGYFHTVAVLQDGTVWAWGYNLWGQLGDGTLTARSTPVQVQGLTEVSALAAGYAHTVAVRQDGTLWAWGNNSGAQLGNGTSTGRSTPVRVEGLTGAFTLTAGRFHTAAMSPEGAGWAWGRNNLGQVGDGTTADRPRPVNVMVQGGT; this is encoded by the coding sequence ATGAGACAGGAAGGACGGAAGTGGTTGGCGTGGGTGGCCCTGGCCATCTGTGCCGCGGTGGCGGGCTGCGGTCCGCAAGGTGCTCCGGGCGCGGAGCAGGGGATGCAGGAGACGGCCACCCGCGAAGCGGCGACGGGCGAAGTCGTCTCGACGGCGCGCGGCGGTCTGGGCTCGTTCAAGAGCACCTCGTCGGGCTTGCTGGATGCCAACGCCGCCGCGACTTCCGCGGGGCTCCTCCTTGCCACAGGTGGCAACCACACGGCGGCCGTGAGGCAGGACGGCACCGTCTGGGCCTGGGGCAACAACGATTCCGGCCAGTTGGGGGATGGGACCACCACGCGCCGCTTCACGCCGGTGCAGGTGCAAGGGTTGACGGGCGTCACCGCCATCGCCGCAGGTTACGCTCATACCCTGGCCGTGAGGCAGGACGGCACTGTCTGGGCCTGGGGCAACAACGATTCCGGCCAATTGGGAGATGGAACCACCACGCGCCGCTTCACGCCGGTGCAGGTGCAGGGGCTGACGGGCGTCACCGCCATCGCCGCAGGTTACACTCATGGCCTGGCTGTGAGGCAGGACGGCACCGTCTGGGCCTGGGGCAAGAATCTCTGGGGACAACTCGGGGACGGGACGACCACCCAACGCCTCACGCCGGTGCAGGTGCAGGGGCTGACGGGCATCACCGTCATCGCCGCAGGCTCAGACCACACCGTGGCCTTGGGACAGGACGGCATCCTCTGGGCCTGGGGCAGCAATTTATGGACACAGCTTGGGGACGGGACCTCCTCCACCCAACGCCTCACGCCGGTGCAGGTACTGACGGGTGTCACCGCCATCGCCGCAGGCTACCTCCATACCGTGGCCTTGAGGCAGGACGGCTCCGTCTGGACCTGTGGCTACAACGAGTTTGGCCAGCTGGGGAATGGGGGAACCACCCGTCGCATCTGGCCGACGCAGGTGCTGGGGCTGACGGGCGTCACCGCCATTGCCGCCGGTGAATTCCACACACTGGCCTTGAGACAGGACGGCACTGTCTGGGCCTGGGGCGACAACGGCTCTGGCCAACTGGGGGACGGGACGACCACTCAACGCCTCACGCCGGTGCAGGTGCAGGGAGTGACGGGCGTCACTGCCATCGCCACAGGTGGCGACCACGCGGTGGCCGTGAGGCAGGACGGTACCGTCTGGCTCTGGGGGAGCAATTCCTCCGGCCAACTGGGGGACGGGTCGACCCGCCAACACCCCACGCCGGCGCAGGTGCGGGAGCTGACGGGCGTCACCGCCATCGCCGCAAGTGACTCCCATACGGTGGCCTTGCGGCAGGACGGCACCGTCTGGACCTGGGGCCTCAATTCCTACGGCCAACTGGGGGATGGAACGACCACCCAACGCCTCACGCCGGTGCAGGTACAGGGGTTGACGGGCGTCACCGCCATCGCCACGGATAGCAAACACACGGTGGCCTTGCGGCAGGACGGCACCGTCTGGGCCTGGGGCGTCAACTTCTCTGGCCAACTGGGGGATGGAACGACCACCCAACGCCTCACGCCGGTGCAGGTGCAGGGGTTGACGGGCGTCACCGCCATCGCCGCAGGTGGCGACCACACGGTGGCCTTGAGACAGGACGGCACCGTCTGGGCCTGGGGCAACAACCCCTACGGTCAACTGGGGGATGGGACGACCACGCGTCGCTCCACGCCGATGCAGGTGCAGGGGCTGACAGGCGTCACCACCATCGCCGCGGGTGCTTCCCACACGATGGCCGTGAGGCAGGACGGCACCGTCTGGGCCTGGGGCAACAACTCCTACGGTCAACTGGGGGATGGGATGACCACGAACCGCTCCACGCCGGTGCAGGTGCAGGGGCTGACAGGCGTCACCGCCATCGCCGCGAGCAACTTCGGCACGGCGGTCGTGAGACAGGACGGCACCGTCTGGGCCTGGGGCTACAACACCTGGGGACAGCTCGGAGATGGGACGACCACCCCACGACGCACTCCGGCACAGGTGCAGGGAATGACGGGCGCCATTGCCATCGCCGTGGGTGATTCCCACACGGCGGACGTGAGGCAGGACGGCACCGTCTGGGCCTGGGGCAACAACCCCTGGGGCCAGCTCGGGGACGGGACGACCACCAAAAGCACCACTCCGGTGCAGGCGCAGGGGTTGACGGGCGTCACCACCATCGCCGCGGGTATCGACCACACGGTGGCCGTGAGGCAGGACGGTACCGTCTGGACCTGGGGCTTCAACTCCAACGGTCAACTGGGGCGCGGACCGCTCCCCTACCGCGTCATGCCGGTGCAGGTGCAGGCAGTGACGGGCGTCACCGCCATCGCCGCGGGTGATTCCCACACGGTGGCCTTGCGGCAGGACGGCACCGTCTGGGCCTGGGGCGACAACCTCTGGGGACAGCTCGGGGACGGGACGACCACCCAACGCCTCACACCGGCGCAGGTGCAGGGGGTGACGGGCGTCGCCGCCATCGCCGCAGGCTACTCACATACCCTGGCCGTAAGAGAGGACGGCACTGTCTGGAGTTGGGGCGGCAATTCCTATGGCCAATTGGGGGACGGGACGTCGACTCAACGCCTCTCGCCGGTGCAGGTGCAGGGGCTGACGGGCATCACGGCCATCTCCGCCGGCGACTCCCACACGGTGGCCTTGCGGCAGGACGGCACCGTCTGGGCCTGGGGGCGCAATTCCTGGGGACAGCTCGGGAATGGGACGACCACGCACCGCACCACGCCGGCGCAGGTGCAGGGGCTGACAGGCGTCACCGCCATCGCCGCGGGCTCTCTTCACACCGTGGCCTTGCGGCAGGACGGCACCGTCTGGGCCTGGGGCTTCAACGATCTCGGCCAGGTGGGGGATGGGACGACCACGCGCCGCCTCACGCCGGTGCAGGTGCAGGGGTTGACGGGCGTCGCGGCCATTGCTGCTGGCTACTTCCACACGGTGGCCGTGCTGCAGGACGGCACCGTCTGGGCCTGGGGCTACAACCTCTGGGGACAGCTCGGGGATGGGACATTGACGGCCCGCTCCACGCCGGTGCAGGTGCAGGGGCTGACGGAAGTCAGTGCTCTTGCCGCCGGGTATGCACATACGGTGGCGGTGCGGCAGGACGGCACCCTCTGGGCCTGGGGCAACAACTCCGGTGCCCAGCTGGGCAACGGGACCTCCACGGGCCGTTCCACGCCGGTGCGGGTGGAGGGGCTGACGGGCGCCTTCACCCTGACGGCGGGCCGGTTCCACACGGCGGCCATGAGTCCGGAGGGTGCCGGCTGGGCCTGGGGGCGCAACAACCTCGGCCAGGTGGGGGACGGGACGACCGCTGACCGCCCCAGACCGGTCAATGTGATGGTTCAGGGAGGGACCTGA
- the lon gene encoding endopeptidase La, which yields MFFGRDDKKEAQKRGLTVPLLPLRDIIVFPHMVVPLFVGREKSIAALKDAMAHKGPDDKAVILLAAQKKAKTNDPTPDDIFHFGTLGHVIQLLPLPDGTVKVLVEGVRRARVKKFHPNDAFFMVEVEEVEEQTEKSVELEALVRSVHSVFEAFVKLNKRIPPEMLMQVASIDDPARLADTIVAHLSLKLNDKQALLETESPAKRLEKLYELMQGEIEILQVEKKIRTRVKKQMEKTQKEYYLNEQMQAIQKELGERDEFKNEIQEIEEKLKNKRMSKEATLKVKKELKKLRMMSPMSAEATVVRNYIDWIISLPWYDETQDRLDVTEAERVLNEDHYGLKKPKERILEYLAVQQLVKKLKGPVLCFVGPPGVGKTSLARSIARATGRKFVRLSLGGVRDEAEIRGHRRTYIGAMPGKLIQSLKKAGSNNPVFLLDEIDKMSTDFRGDPSAALLEVLDPEQNHNFNDHYLDLDYDLSKVMFICTANTMHNIPGPLQDRMEVIRIAGYTEPEKLSIARRYLIPKEQEANGLADVKVDISDPALRTIIHRYTRESGVRSLEREIGGVFRKIARDVLKNGKRDVAVDRKMAMKFLGTPRFRYGMAEAEDQVGIVTGLAWTELGGEILTTEATIMPGKGKLIITGKLGEVMQESAQAAMSYVRSRAERFGIDKKVFENYDIHVHLPEGAIPKDGPSAGVTICTALVSALTRTLIRRDVAMTGEITLRGRVLPIGGLKEKTLAAHRAGIKTVLIPKANKKDLKDIPLKIRKQLRIIPVEFVDEVLREALVLEKPEEFGRKPLSSDGAKTTPSSELAASTPAVAPA from the coding sequence ATGTTCTTCGGACGTGACGACAAGAAGGAAGCCCAGAAGCGGGGACTCACCGTCCCGCTCTTGCCCCTTCGGGACATCATCGTGTTCCCGCACATGGTGGTGCCGCTGTTCGTCGGCCGGGAGAAGTCCATCGCGGCTTTGAAGGACGCGATGGCGCACAAGGGGCCGGACGACAAGGCCGTCATCCTGCTGGCCGCGCAGAAGAAGGCCAAGACCAACGACCCCACCCCGGACGACATCTTCCACTTCGGTACGCTGGGACACGTCATCCAGCTCCTCCCCCTGCCTGACGGCACGGTGAAGGTGCTGGTCGAAGGCGTGCGCCGCGCCCGGGTGAAGAAGTTCCACCCCAACGACGCCTTCTTCATGGTGGAGGTCGAGGAGGTCGAGGAGCAGACCGAGAAGAGCGTGGAGCTGGAGGCGCTCGTTCGCAGCGTCCACTCCGTGTTCGAGGCCTTCGTCAAGCTCAACAAGCGGATTCCGCCTGAGATGCTGATGCAGGTGGCGAGCATCGACGACCCGGCGCGGCTCGCGGACACCATCGTCGCGCACCTCTCGCTGAAGCTGAATGACAAGCAGGCCCTGCTCGAGACGGAGTCCCCGGCCAAGCGCCTGGAGAAGCTCTACGAGCTGATGCAGGGTGAGATCGAGATTCTCCAGGTGGAGAAGAAGATCCGCACGCGCGTCAAGAAGCAGATGGAGAAGACCCAGAAGGAGTACTACCTGAATGAGCAGATGCAGGCCATTCAGAAGGAGCTGGGTGAGCGCGACGAGTTCAAGAACGAAATCCAGGAGATTGAAGAGAAGCTGAAGAACAAGCGGATGAGCAAGGAGGCCACGCTCAAGGTCAAGAAGGAGCTGAAGAAGCTCCGGATGATGAGCCCGATGAGCGCCGAGGCCACGGTCGTCCGCAACTACATCGACTGGATCATCAGCCTGCCCTGGTACGACGAGACGCAGGACCGCCTGGACGTCACCGAGGCGGAGCGGGTGCTCAACGAGGACCACTACGGCCTGAAGAAGCCGAAGGAGCGCATCCTCGAGTACCTGGCGGTGCAGCAGCTGGTGAAGAAGCTCAAGGGCCCCGTGCTGTGCTTCGTGGGTCCTCCGGGCGTGGGCAAGACGTCGCTGGCGCGCTCCATTGCGCGGGCCACCGGCCGCAAGTTCGTGCGTCTGTCATTGGGCGGCGTGCGTGACGAGGCGGAGATTCGCGGCCACCGGCGCACGTACATCGGCGCGATGCCGGGCAAGCTCATCCAGTCGCTGAAGAAGGCGGGCAGCAACAACCCCGTCTTCCTGCTCGACGAAATCGACAAGATGTCCACCGACTTCCGTGGCGACCCGAGCGCGGCGCTGCTGGAGGTGCTGGACCCCGAGCAGAACCACAACTTCAACGACCACTACCTGGACCTCGACTACGATTTGTCCAAGGTGATGTTCATCTGCACCGCGAACACGATGCACAACATCCCCGGTCCTCTGCAGGACCGCATGGAAGTGATTCGCATCGCGGGCTACACGGAGCCGGAGAAGCTGTCGATTGCCCGGCGCTACCTCATCCCGAAGGAGCAGGAGGCCAACGGGCTGGCGGACGTGAAGGTGGACATCAGCGACCCCGCGCTGCGGACCATCATCCACCGCTACACGCGTGAGTCCGGCGTGCGCTCGCTCGAGCGTGAGATTGGCGGCGTGTTCCGGAAGATTGCCCGCGACGTGCTGAAGAACGGCAAGCGCGACGTGGCGGTGGACCGGAAGATGGCGATGAAGTTCCTGGGCACCCCGCGCTTCCGCTACGGCATGGCGGAGGCCGAGGACCAGGTGGGCATCGTCACGGGCCTGGCGTGGACGGAGCTGGGCGGTGAAATCCTCACCACCGAGGCCACCATCATGCCGGGCAAGGGCAAGCTCATCATCACCGGCAAGCTCGGTGAGGTGATGCAGGAGTCCGCGCAGGCGGCCATGTCCTACGTGCGCAGCCGCGCCGAGCGGTTCGGCATCGACAAGAAGGTGTTCGAGAACTACGACATCCACGTCCACCTGCCGGAGGGCGCGATTCCGAAGGACGGCCCCTCCGCGGGCGTCACCATCTGCACGGCGCTGGTGAGCGCGCTCACGCGCACGCTGATTCGGCGCGACGTGGCGATGACGGGTGAAATCACCCTGCGCGGGCGGGTGCTGCCCATTGGCGGCCTGAAGGAGAAGACGCTGGCCGCGCACCGGGCGGGCATCAAGACGGTCCTGATTCCGAAGGCGAACAAGAAGGACCTGAAGGACATCCCGCTGAAGATTCGCAAGCAGCTGCGCATCATCCCGGTGGAGTTCGTGGACGAGGTGCTCCGCGAGGCGCTGGTGCTGGAGAAGCCGGAGGAGTTCGGCCGCAAGCCGCTGTCCTCCGACGGCGCGAAGACGACGCCCTCGTCGGAGCTGGCGGCGTCCACGCCGGCCGTGGCTCCGGCGTAG